A part of Flavobacteriaceae bacterium GSB9 genomic DNA contains:
- a CDS encoding aminotransferase class IV: MINFNGKLLENNNILSIQNRGYAYGDALFETIKVSHGKILFWEDHYFRLMASMRILRMEIPMHFTMEFLEEQITKTLEASSLLKASARVKLVVHRNEGGLYTPETNDVGYVISAIPLAEDFYLLKDGFYEVDLFKDYYVAPSLLSTLKTNNKALNVVGSVYAKENNLNNCFLLNTDKKVVEALNGNVFLVKGHVIKTPPLSDGCLKGVMRTQLTNIIKQISEYELVEDSISPFEIQKADEVFITNVITGIQPVSKYRKKVFGNEAAKLLLQKLNVKVRLS; encoded by the coding sequence GAAACCATAAAAGTAAGTCACGGAAAAATCTTGTTTTGGGAAGATCATTATTTTAGGCTCATGGCATCAATGCGTATTTTACGTATGGAAATACCAATGCATTTTACAATGGAATTTCTCGAAGAGCAGATAACCAAAACATTGGAAGCTTCAAGTTTATTAAAAGCATCTGCGCGCGTTAAACTGGTTGTTCATAGAAACGAAGGAGGCCTTTATACTCCCGAAACAAATGATGTTGGTTATGTTATATCGGCAATACCGTTAGCTGAAGATTTTTATTTGCTGAAAGATGGATTTTATGAGGTGGATTTGTTTAAAGACTATTATGTGGCGCCATCGCTATTGTCAACATTAAAAACAAACAACAAAGCACTTAACGTTGTTGGTAGTGTTTATGCAAAAGAGAATAATTTAAACAATTGTTTTTTACTTAACACCGATAAGAAAGTGGTTGAGGCTTTAAACGGAAATGTGTTTTTGGTTAAAGGCCATGTTATTAAAACACCTCCTTTATCTGATGGTTGTTTAAAAGGAGTTATGCGAACCCAGCTCACTAATATCATCAAACAAATTTCAGAATATGAGTTGGTTGAAGATTCAATTTCCCCATTTGAAATTCAAAAAGCCGATGAAGTTTTTATAACAAATGTTATCACAGGAATTCAGCCGGTAAGTAAGTACAGAAAGAAGGTTTTTGGTAACGAAGCGGCAAAGTTATTGCTTCAAAAACTTAACGTGAAAGTTAGGTTAAGTTAG
- a CDS encoding YqgE/AlgH family protein gives MVTAKPKKGNLLIAEPAIIGDVSFNRSIVLLADHSHEGSIGFILNKPLEYNISDLIPELSATFKVYNGGPVEQDNLYFIHKVPQLIPNSIEISLGIYWGGDFTKVAELIKNDTIKETDIKFFLGYSGWEANQLENELKANSWVVTENVYEKHIIEKDYETFWKEKMIEFGGEYSIWSNAPENPSYN, from the coding sequence ATGGTTACAGCAAAACCCAAAAAAGGAAACTTATTGATTGCAGAACCTGCAATAATTGGGGATGTTTCGTTTAATCGTTCAATCGTTTTATTGGCAGACCATTCACATGAAGGCTCAATAGGTTTTATATTAAACAAGCCCTTAGAATACAACATAAGCGACCTCATCCCTGAGCTAAGCGCTACTTTTAAAGTTTATAATGGCGGTCCCGTAGAACAGGATAACCTCTACTTTATTCACAAGGTACCTCAGCTCATTCCAAACAGTATTGAAATCTCGTTAGGTATTTATTGGGGTGGCGATTTCACCAAGGTAGCAGAGCTTATTAAAAATGATACCATTAAGGAAACCGATATTAAATTTTTCCTAGGATATTCGGGTTGGGAAGCGAACCAACTGGAGAACGAACTAAAAGCCAATTCTTGGGTAGTTACCGAGAATGTATACGAAAAACATATTATCGAAAAAGACTACGAAACCTTCTGGAAAGAAAAAATGATCGAGTTTGGGGGCGAATACAGTATATGGTCTAACGCACCTGAAAATCCCAGCTATAACTAA
- a CDS encoding HU family DNA-binding protein encodes MNKTDLIDAMAEHAGITKAAAKKALECALIEIEGALQKGNRVSLVGFGSWSVSKRSAREGRNPQTGETIKIKAKNVVKFKAGSDLSNAVN; translated from the coding sequence ATGAACAAAACAGATTTAATCGACGCAATGGCAGAACACGCAGGAATCACTAAGGCTGCTGCAAAAAAAGCTTTAGAGTGTGCGCTAATTGAAATTGAAGGAGCTTTACAAAAAGGAAACAGAGTTTCTTTAGTTGGATTTGGATCTTGGTCAGTTTCTAAAAGATCTGCAAGAGAAGGAAGAAACCCTCAAACAGGGGAAACTATAAAAATAAAAGCTAAAAACGTTGTGAAGTTTAAAGCTGGATCAGATTTATCAAACGCGGTAAACTAA